From the genome of Capsicum annuum cultivar UCD-10X-F1 chromosome 4, UCD10Xv1.1, whole genome shotgun sequence:
GTGACTTTTTGAGTAAAAACGtaaaagttgagtgacttttgaaaTAAAGATCAAAGTTGAGTGGCTTTCTGGGATAAAAGTctaaagttgagtgaccatttgagttattaactcgaAAATTTCCCTGCGTTACTTTCCACGTCTTTGCTGCCATTTTCTCACTAGCGTAACAACAATGCTTTAAATTttctgaagtactaaaatatttgattagctgatatatcaaaatcaatgtaATTCACGTGGAGTGATTATGCAATCTTGCTATATTTTCATCTTATATAAAACATACTCAACCTTGATCCTAACTGATTAGTCATCTAAGTAATCATTCTTCCTCTAATTTCGAGATAATGGACTTCTCTCTTGCCATTACTTGTGTTactacatttattatttttttctacttcaTTTACATGCTTTTGGGgattttaaatcacaaaaatagCAACTTTAATAGGAGAACACCCCCTAAAGTTGCTGGATCGTGGCGTGTAATCGGCCATCTCCACCTTTTCAGTGGATCTGGGCTGCCTCACAAAATCTTTGGGCTTATGGCAGACAAATATGGGCCAATTTTCACAGTAAAATTTGGAGCCCATCAAGTTTTGGTGGTGAACGATTGGAAGATAGCCCAAGATTGCTTAACCATCAACGACAAGGCGTTGCCGAGCCGGCCTAAAGCGTTCTTGGGCTACAACTATGCCATTTTTGGGCTTGGCCCATATTGGCGAGAAATGAAAAAGCTAGTAGTACTCGAATTACTCTCCAATCATCGTGTACCAATGTTTAGACACATTCGAGAATTTGAAGTGAAAACGTCCATCACAACAACATACGAAAGGTGGTCGAAGGAAAAAATGagtagttcttcaaatttcatcaaaatagaaATGAAACACTGGTTTGAGAACTTGATCATGACCATTATTGTAAGAATGCTTTTTGGAAAAGAATATGATTTAGATGAAGGACAAAGGGCTGGAATAGcaattagaaaatttttcaagttACTAGGTACATTTGTTGTTGCTGATTTTATACCATCATTAAGATGGTTGGATATAGGAGGATATGAGAAAGAAATGAAGGAGAATGCTAAGGAAACAGATTGTATACTTGAAAATTGGCTAGTGGagcacaaaagaaagagaagttgtgGAGAATTGAAAAATGAGGATGAAAAAGACTTTATGGATATAATGTTGTCCTTTTTTGAAGGTGCCAGGGATGAAGATCTTCCTGGTTTAGATGCTGATACCATTATCAAATCTACATGCTTCGTAGGTGTACCTTAGTCTACATTCTCTCTTTGATTTTATGTGTGTGATTATTAAAACTAGTACGTTACTacaggtaaaaaaaaaaaaaaaatattaaagaaatgaTCGTTGACCTAACTCAAACTAGACATGAGGATTGTCCAAACCATATAAAAAGACTCTGCATATTATTACCTACTAATGCGAGACTTCTTCACACACACCTCCTCCCCTCCTCCCTCCCACAACCAAAGTCAGAATCTGGAGCGTCGACAATTTTTAATATGATGGTATCACAAACAGTAAATTAGGATGGGCCTGACTAGAGTTCCACTTAGGGAGGATAATTTGGTCGTTTTATATGGTCTTGAATAATCTTCCCTTATTAGCTTGATTTGAGATTGAACTAGGTCCAAAATTCATTTCTTTATCAAATTAACacacacatataaatacatacatactatctaaatttttagtttttcattttaatttgtgtAACTACATACATGTACtgatttttagatgttattatataatttactgattctttttttgtttaattcctttttattttactcttGTTTTCCCTATCTTGGAATTAAGGCTATGTTAGCAAGAGGGACTGACACCACAGTTGTAGCATTAACATGGACTCTCTCTTTGCTACTCAATAACAATGCAAAAGGTCCAAGCAGAACTAGACATTCAAGTTGGAAAAGATACGCTAGTTAATGAGTCACATATAAAAAACTTGGTCTATTTACAAGCAATTGTTAAAGAATCGTTACGCTTATATCCACCTACACCACTCTTAGCACCCCATGAATCCATTGAAGATTGCAGCGCCGGAGGCTATAATATCCCGAAAGGTACTCGTGGAAGATTCAACGCGATCAAACCATTTGGTCGgaactgtcacacccctttttcaactaaaaaaaaaatttgttttaaggtttcgaaagggtttttattaaaaaGTGACAAATGAAGATTTTCGTTTCAAAAGGgactatttataatttttattcagagtcaccacttggcataaatttgGTGTGCTAAGTCACCTTGAGAAAAACCTTTTCAAAACAATGTGACTCTTAAAACTGGCTTGCAAATAGAGATTCCGATTAAGAAATTATGTTGACCGAAggaaaggtgttaggaacccctcgatcccgtggtttgaacACGATCTCTCGGTGGAATGTATCGGCATAATTTGACACTAagagtgtataaaccacataaaacacccaaacaaacatcaaacaacaaaccaaaaccaaaataatattgTTCAGtcccaattatacagtccaaaataggagaattgagaaaaatataaaacctatgcTAATCCTAACTACGGTCtcgtgctttacccgatgcctcagaCCTTGATCACGATCCGCcttcgccaacatgatacgtcggacattccccggtgaataaatacatcaatctttggggcattccccggccaaatgaatacatttcaatCCGAAAACATAAACCAACACATTCAAAATTCCAATAATCCATCAATTATAAATTTACCTACCCAAGCCTAGTGTTTGCCTATCCGCTCAAAGGCATATCACGTttaacatcaacaatgaatcaaaatatcaacatattcacttttatcaattttcgattaaCATTCCCTTAAATCCATTCTCAACATAATTTAATCAATTTAATACGCAATTCACCAAATCAAGTTTtcacattcaaatccaacatcaaccaatgcacaacaaagattcaaatctACCAAACAAACAAGTTATTCATCCACGACAATTAACCAAAATTCAACAATAGAATAGGAAACGAGATAAAAAATAGACCTTAATCCCGCTTTTATTCAATCAAATGAAGGAGCTTCGCAGATTGGGAACCATGAACTAGCAGAACCTTGACCCAACATTCCAAAGACGACCTCCCTGTTTTCTTCCGATATCGCGACTCACCAGAGTTAACCAAATCTCGCCGGAGTAGATGAAGGTGGCTATTCAACGTAGATCTGGAACAAGGTTGGCGTGACTGTTTTCCTATGGGTTTCGACGCAACAGCAATCGCCGGAGCTTTCTAGCTCTATTTTGATGGATCTCCGGCGAGAGACTCACCGGAAACGGTCAAACCAACGCTCGTTTCTCTCCCTTGATCGATTTTCACTCTTTTCTCACCATCTCTCCCTCTCTCCCTCGATCGTGTGTGTGTGTGCCTGGTGTTGTATGTGctgtttttgaagaaaaaaaagctcCAAAATTAGGGTCCTtgtctaagaagaagaagaagaaaatggcctttttctttttcttgtatatggcgtgtgtatatatatatattccttaaTTTTGGAATTC
Proteins encoded in this window:
- the LOC124897787 gene encoding cytochrome P450 82A3-like; the encoded protein is MDFSLAITCVTTFIIFFYFIYMLLGILNHKNSNFNRRTPPKVAGSWRVIGHLHLFSGSGLPHKIFGLMADKYGPIFTVKFGAHQVLVVNDWKIAQDCLTINDKALPSRPKAFLGYNYAIFGLGPYWREMKKLVVLELLSNHRVPMFRHIREFEVKTSITTTYERWSKEKMSSSSNFIKIEMKHWFENLIMTIIVRMLFGKEYDLDEGQRAGIAIRKFFKLLGTFVVADFIPSLRWLDIGGYEKEMKENAKETDCILENWLVEHKRKRSCGELKNEDEKDFMDIMLSFFEGARDEDLPGLDADTIIKSTCFVGVP